The genomic DNA TTAAATTTGACTGAGGAACTCccacaattcaattcaattcaaaaaactttatttgtcaacggggggcaattcaaaatACAGAATTAGGGAAGTTACTTTTGTTCCCTGCCACTTTATGCCGATATTTACGAGAATTACTTACTGAACTATATAGATAGGAAGAACAGATACCCAGACCAATAACTCTTTCAATGTTCTTGTGTTCTGAGAAAAACTTGAAATATCTGAACCCAGATAAGTacagaatgaaaacaagacaTCTGCACTGCAGTCAAAAACTaagagttttctttctttccgcTGAATAATTCATCTGTTATGAGGCTAAACCTTTCTGTCATGTCTCCCTCAGTCTGGGACGATGTTGTGGTGGTCAGAGAGGGACAGCCCGCCATTCTGGTCTGCACTAAAATAGTGAGGAAGGCTGTGACCATTGACTGGTTGATGAAACCAGTTGGGGCGAAAGTCTGGAAACCGGTTCTCTCAGTCAACGAGAGGAAAGAGATCTCTGTAGGCGCCTCGAAGGCATCCATGCGATTGACTGACCCGAACTATCAAGACAGTGGGaatttctctctgttctttctTCCAAAAATGGAGGACGGCGGCTTCTACTCATGCTTGGTAAAGCAACAAAGGTGGAAGCTGAAGGAGAGGATTATCCTCTTAGCTGTACTTACAGGTACAAAAATCAACAGGTCATATGTGAGGATCTCACACCACAGTGCCCAACAGGAATGTCTTCTTCACTCTGCACTTCactgcttttctgttttttagttTGTCGAGCAATGATGTAACTGGTAGTTTAGATCAATATGTAACGTTAAAATATTCATATctttagtttgttgtttttgattcaaGTGATGTGTATGTTCTTTTTATCCTTTAAATCTTTCTCTTGATATGCCCTCTTGCATAAAATGTTACATAACTAATAACTGCTTGATGCAGAAGATATTACATGTGCAAAAGTCACTCTTCATTTATGTTCCCTGCTGTGATGCACTGTTACTCAAATCATTCATTCAAGTTGTTTTGATGTACTTGTCTTGGGCCTTACTTGAGTACTTCAGTTTTTGCAGGCATCTCCATAACTCATTTCTGATGCCCCATGTTACTCTgggaattattattttacatccAAATCACATTATCCACTtataaaagatgttaaaaagaaaGTTGAATATTAAACAGTAATTACCCACAAGATAATctgcaaatgtattttaattaacCTCTCAAGTTCAACCGAATAgatgcttttatttgtttaaaatccTGATAAACTTAATATCTTTGGGTTTCTAAGATTAAACTACCCATTAATATTGTGCAGTTTAAGTGAGCTTTATCTCACCCAAATGCAACAATAAACTGTTTGCACCACTGATAGCAAttaaataattcacattttaagatgtacagaaatatttcaactttaacTTAACTGGTGTTGCAGATGTTACTTGCTTCTCCCATCGCTGATTTCCTGTGTCCTTCCTCCTCTTATCTCCAGTCAGCGTTGAGCCCGCTGCACCCGTCTCTCAGCAGAGCACCTTGCGGCTGAGAGCCTCTGTAAACCCTGACTTTAACTTCACCAAGATCACCTGGGTAGCACCCGGCAGCATTTCTATGAAGAGCGCCAGGACAAACAAGGGCACCACAGCCAAACTGCCCATCATGCAGAAAAGTGACCAAGGGGCCTATGTGTGCATGGTTCACCCGCTgggcaacagcagcagctccctctTCCCCTTCAATGTGGATGTGACTGTTTGTGAGTCTGATTTAGGAGAGAAAGGCAGAAGCATGAAAGGATAGAAAACAACTATAGTCTCTTTTGTTGATGGTGTGAGGTTGCATCAGTGCCAAAAACTCCAGCAGCAGCATTATTTATTGAAGTCTCCTGTAGCTATAGTTCTTCAAAGTATCTACTTTTATAGAACAGTTTCCAAAGTCGACTGTAGATCAGCACTCAAATTCATTCAATCCTTGTGTGAATATTAAAGATGCTGCATTTatgtattattcattttttttgttttttaaatttccccCCTTCTTTCTTTGCTTCCCTTCTCTCCACAGCTGACAAAATGGTCTCATTGAATTTAACATACggtgagtgacttcataacacaAGCAGTGTGAAAGCCCTGTGTCAGCAGCTTTCTAATCAGGCGCAGCAGAATGTAAAAGTAACTCTCAGCATATGAGAACCTAATCCCTATTGTTGTAGGAATTCTTCCCCCATCTCCATTTCCCTACTCTCCTACTATTGTGTTTACTCTCCACCTAACTCTTCATTCAATCTCTATTACTTACactttatgtttaatgttttgcTTAACTGTTATGTCTTCATATCTGTCTTTACTCCATCATCCCACCTTTACAATGCATCAGAAACATTTTATCTAATTTCTCTCATCTTCCTCCCTTGCTTGCAGAACCTCTGATCTCCATCGCCACTCAGGCTGGGAAACCTTTCCCCCTGACCTGTCCTGATGTTCAGGGAGATTACGTTCGGCTGTGGTGGCAACGTCCAGACACCACGCTCAATGTTATGAAGCAGTTGTATCAGTACGACCGCTGGAGGGGCTTCACCGAGTTTACTAAGAAAATCAACATACTCCAGTTTGCAGGCCCGCCCTACAACCCAGAGGCCGGGAGCTTCTCCTTCCTGCTCACCCCTGGGTTGGATGATAGCGGCCTCTACAGCTGTGAAGTGTTTCTTGATGACAAACCCTCCAGCCAGAGGACCCAGCTGAGTGTGCTGAATGGTACGGATGACGgtcaggaggaagagaaagtaaATGGGGATGGTGGATTAGGAAAAAGGGAAGGATAGAtttgtgaaacaggaagtgtccCTGTTCTTTGGTAAGCCCTATATCTATTTTTGCATGGGCTAAATTTTTGGTTTCTATTAGGGATGAAAGGGTAAGTTAACAGATGTAGCTATGAGCAATACATTtagtaaaaataaacataaatggTCAAAGGTGGTGCAAGGCAAATATGTGTATTGTATTAGGTTTAAATGGCAAATCCTGCAACAGGGGGTGCAACAGTGAATACAGACACTTTTAGAGCTGTATCTCCAAAAAGTATTAGCCCTGCCAATATGTCAGATAATGAAGCCTGAATTGTTACCGGCCCCCCAGTGCATTGTTCTCCCAGACCATACACTGTGGAGAGACAGTCTCTTGCAGCCGTTGGTAAAATGTCACCTTATGAAATGACTACATTTATAACATTCCTCATTAAAAGGAACATTGGCTCGATCCATAAGTTTAAAGAGAAGAAATTCGTGGAACACCTGTTCATTTTTATGACTGACCCTCGGGGAGGTTTAAACCTTTGCCgaaaaacatggaaaacatttgCACCCACAGAaggacagataaacacacacatacacacaaaaccaaacaaacacacgttCATATACACATACAATGCCCTGTCATGGCAGCCTCGGGATGCTTTACTAATCACAGCTCCTCTGGCATCCATCACAGCTGCCCAGACATGACCAGTCGAtctgtcactgtcactgtcacCCTGTTTCACACATCTGCAttcctcattcacacacacacacacacatacatacgcATCCACTCGCACACTCACAATCATGTGACGCATATATTTTTACCCCACCTCATTATGAGTATCATTATGTATGATTATACCTGCTGCCCTCCCACTAAGGCTGTAGGTGGCCCACACTGATCACTCTAATCAAggctgaaatgtgtgtttttatgtgtgtgtggggggatcTGCAGAGCTTGATTACACCCAGATGGATTCTCATTCCAGTTTGATGAGACACTAAGCATCAGTCACAGTCAACCAATACATTAGCAGCAAATCACTTTAatgaatatatattattttgacCCCTCTCTggattgttctttgtttttcatatcACTCCTCTTTTACACCATTACTCTCCATCTGTCCTTGGCCTTTTCTATATTCACACACTACCCTTTAACTCACTTTCTCATCCTGTCTCACTCCTTTCCTTTCCCACCCTCTTGTCCTTTTCACTTACTCATCCTAGCTTTATTTTCTTGCCATTTGTTTTCCCTTCTTCATGCTCCcaacctcctctccctccacagTTAAAGCCAGACGTTTCTCGACAAAGCTGGAGCTGTTGTGCCAGTACAAAGAGCTATCCCATGTCCACAGTGCCAAGTGGAAATACCAGGATGAGAGTCGCCAGCTGCATTTTTCAAGCAATAATCCTGGCAAGATTTCCATCTTTCTGCCCTTACCCATCACCTCTGAAACAGCAGGGAACTACACCTGCACCCTTAAGCTGAAAAACGGACAGACTGTCTCAGCCACGCATGCAGTCAATCTGCCCCATAAAGGTGGAAAGGATGGTAAAGTATCTCAAAGACTTGTCTTGGTTCTGATCTTCTTTACCACAAGTATATTTCACCATTTTCACGGCTTAACAGACTTTCTGTAAACTTGTTGGAGATAATGAACCATGAATGTGTATGATTCTCACATATGTGTTCTTTGAAGCGTTCTACAGTGCGTTCAAGCCAACCTCAGGCCAATTCTTTTGCCAGGAAATCAACTGgtatatacagaaaaaaaccctgacaGATGCCTTATGTTCTGCTTTCTTAATGCAGTTAAAGAGGTCACAGGGCAAGACTCCAGTGAAACAAGAAGTTATGCTTTGCCGACAATATTCCGCGGAGCCtattttcaaacaaatccaCCCGTTCTAAAACTCTACTTAGACTCTCCTCctataaaatatgaaacataaaagtTATCGTTTTCTCATCACCCTCACCCAGCTGATATGCGAATATAAGACATGACCTTAGGATATCTCTCCTCACAAAATCTAAATTATTCAGGCTTATTGTATTGGTGGCTGTGGGGGATCACAGGAGGATGTGACAGTTGAATGGATCCCTTAGTCGAGATGAGTTCCCTCCCCATATCTCTGATACATCACTCGAGCTGAGGGGCACTGAGCTCATCATAATGAATGCTGATGGTACGGCTGTAAGAGTAATGGACATGGGGGGGGAGTGATAGAggcagggagaggagaagaggcagGAAGATTTTGTCTGATTGGAGAGGCTGGATTAGAATAAATAGAGAGGGTGCCAAGTTTTGCATTTGTCCAGAGTGTCATTGAGAGTTATGACTGAGACAGTGAAATAATGGGAGGATTGAATGACCTACATTGGCACTGTTGAAAAGTGACATGTTGCACAAACATTTGCAAAGGTGCAAAGTAAGCTACAGTTTTTGGTAAATAATGACTACTATGATGATAAACAGAGTCAGTTATAAATAGTTGATCTACAGTAGGTGGCAATGAGACAGAGATGTTGGTATTTTTTTGCTCAAGGTAACTCTTGAAAAGAAgagactttttttgtttcctcgAAAGTGCAATATCAGCAACACAAAAAgttctgaataaataaagttgcGGATGTCTTTGTGCTGTGAGTCAAATCTCAAAGTACAGTGCCAGTTGTAGAGgtataaaaaaatcactgcatGACTGAATTCCTTTCGGATGTGGCACAGTTCAGAGGATGCAAAATTGAAGCAATCATTGTGTTCTGCTGCACATAAAATACTTGAAATGTCAGGGATGTTCTGGAATCATTTGCTTTCCTGAGTTGGCCCATCATTTGCAAGGCATTCAAGCACTTCTTTGGTTGGCTCCTCCATCATCTACAACCACACTGATAAAATTCACCCTCTACCTCATTTGAGATGAAATAGTTAAGTAGCTGGGCCAAGTGCCAATTGTGGGGGGAACGGAAAAGATCTgagaaggtgagagagagggggggggggggggggggggggggagggagacagagagaaggagcgaGAGAGACGGAGAGTGAGAAGAAAGTTGTTAGTGTGAAACTGGGAGCATTTATGCCTCACTTCACTTCACTCAATTAGCATAAATCGTGCGTTAAAGCTGGCACGGAGAACAGTGCAGGTCAGTCTTTGGGTCAGCTCTCACCACAATATTCCATTAGCAACCTCTACACATAGGCTACTCACCAATCAATTACACTGCACACACCACTTAATGATTGATCATTCTAAAGCTGGCTAAATGCATTGGCACTGGGGCTAAGGTGAAGCTCTATGGCCGGCCCTTCTCCAAACAAAATACATGTACATTTGATAAGTTGTCTTTACTTCTGCAAGCTTCTTGTACCCTGTACAACCTTGATcgccaaagaaaaacacagtatCACTAGTTAAGAAAGAATGattcatgatttttttgtggTTCTGTACTAACTTTGGTTAATAAGCTTCTCTTAATTTAATCCTCAAATGTCACACAGATCTGATTGTTTAGCTCCATGAACGGCAAGCATATCCCCTGTTCATGTACACAGCAGTCTCTGTGGAAACAAGTTACCtctctccagcttctcctgtcgccctgtggctgtttttttttttgcaagactGATGTCATCGTCATTATGCAAACAAACCTGACAAGTTTGATCACCAGCATGAGCTCTTCCCACTGAATTTAACTGGTGCTGCAGCAAGCAAATGGTTAGCTTATATAATGTTTGTGATAATTATGCCTACGCTTTTCATACACCAGTTTTTCAAACCTGCATTGACTTTGGGTTTGGCTGAAAGACTGATATTTACATTGTTGTCAGTATGTCTGGAGGCAGTTTGTTGCTAGGATCAGATGTCATGGGAGTGTTCATGGGCAAGCCTCTCCTGAATTTACCTATGCCACATTCATGGGCAGATAATAAGATAGGCAATTGATAGGACTGGCGAAAAGTTGGATCAAAAAACTCTGTAATGATGTGGTTTGCTGAGGTTTCATGCAATAAGCTGACAGCTTCTAGTCTCTTTTATACTGGTATCTTTCATATTCTTGTCCACGTTTCAAATTGACAGCGTTAACTGTCCAGGCTGAAGGTCTGTCAAATCGATGTCTactgagctgttgtacagactaTTCATTGTCTGACAGAGCCTAGATTTCCTCGCCTTCTTGCCTTGCACCCATTGTCTGTGACTGACAGCAGCATGATGCAAATGCATGTAACGTGTTGAGGAAGTCATAACTGCAACTTGTCTTTAAATCCAGAGTTTGAAGTGTTCACGTACAGAAAAGGGGCTTCCCTCTTTTGACTcgtacaaaaaagaaaaactggagaACAAACAGCAGCGACTTCTCTTCTTGTCATtcaacctcacacacactgaaagctCTACAAGTTTTATACCATCACTGTTCTTGAAAACCCTcatcctttcttctctcttacttttcttttttcttcttttgtagaGAGTGTGACCACCCCCTCCCtgctcccttctctctctgctttatTACTCCTGGTGCCCCTGGTTGCTGCGGCTGCCGGTGTGTTGCTAtggagacaaaaacacatttctgatcGCGGTGAGTCTTCCGGCGCTCTTCTTTTTTGACAGCTTTCCCCATTCTGTCCGTCTTCAGCCCCCCTGTTGGCTGCTGCTGAGTGATGTGGGCCGTGACATCCTCTGGGGGTCATTGTAATAAATCTGCCCCAACTCCTCACttcttaatgtgtgttttaagtgtgtatatgtgtgtgtttgtggtaaCTATCTCTCTGAACTCAGGTATTGAgcagtctctgtctgtctactCTGGCGAGGTAGAGAACATCTATGAGAATCCTGAGGATATTAGACAGGTGATGAATTCAGACATTTTCAATTACAAAATATCTTCACTTTGCCCTCGTCTTTCCCTCTGGTATCTAGCACtacttctctcctctgtctctcctcttcttgtttctctcaacccctccctttttttgtctctacagtacactctctccactgtctgtgttttctttctaatttctaccattcctccctctctgtcacttGTTGTTCATTAAACCTGTTTTCTTCTGCTATCCTCCCTTCTCAACAGGCTCCTCCCCAGGGCTCAGTCTACATGGTGAGTTATTGTATCGTCCCTGTAcatacacacgcatacacaaaaacacacacacacacacacagccactgctgtgcatgtttgtgtaaagAGTTGTGATGCACACGTCAATGCATGCAGACTCTTACTCTCTCTATTGCCCCCTCCCGAAGCTGTCAGCAGATATGTCTtccctcacactcacactcttcaTTTCCAATCTGTCAGCCCTCTCTCAGATAAACCCAATGCCTATCAACTGCCACCCTTACATTAGCGGTATTAACAAATCAATCTCATTACACAGGGTACAGAGGGACATAAATCTGGACTCAGTAGCATGGATTTCTCTCTTTATCATCCTCTTCACTGTCCCACTCTTTCCCTGCCTCCCTTCCCCCTTTTCTTCCATGTGCCAGGCTCTGAAGCCAAGAGAAGAGGATGATGTCTATAAGGAACTGGAGTGGTAAGAGACAAGCCTTGCCATacctgtgtgtgcttgtgaatgtggagggtgtgtttgtgtgtgtgtgtgtgtgtttgcaatgtCACTCATCTGCTCCTCACattcccctcacacacacaaatcatgtCGGCCTAAACATCACTGTGACACAGTGGCATGATATCACGGCGGCCGCTGACAGGCAGCGCTCCATCGCCccgtgtgttgttgttgttgcgtgggctgtcttgtgtttttaaggaAGAATAAAAGAGACTTGGGAACTGGAGATTTTGTGCGTGAATTTGTCTTTGTGCTCTGTTTTCAGATGCGAACAGTGTCAGGGCTGATCACCTACCCACATCTCATCCTCATCCAGCTGTCATAACCGCTCAGTTCCAAGCTGCAGCAGAGGGCCTTTACTAACGGAAGAAACAACAGAATGTCACAGTTGacaaaaatgttgctttaggGATATGTAACTCAGttgtttgacacattttctgaatcCATATGTTGCTCTgcaaaagtgttgttttttaatcaatgatgCTCTTAAATGTCATGTGTTAGGAGGACATAGAGGAAAAGGTGAAAGATTTTTCTTTAAGAATCCAAACCTTACCCTATGTTTAAGTTAAGCCTATATtggcctgttttcttttttcactgtcTACAGTTTGCTGTATCttcttaaacattttatattttatcagCTGTAAGTACTTCAGTATGTCAGTGTAGATATTTCTGAATAAACATAGTTGTCTGTAATGTCGCTTGGCTCAAATACAATGCATCCCAAACCTTTCTATGCGCCTTCGCCTTGGACATTTTTGGTCAGTGCAGGCTTCCGTAGTCCTCGTAGTGGAAGAATGGCCGGCTGGATGTGGCTCCGTTGTATTTTAGGGCCTCATCTGCAACGAATTCACCGTGCACCGGATCAGCCTCGACCTGAAGGCAGAGCGGGAAGAAGGGTGAGGTGTCGATACTATTTTGCGAATGTCTAAAGAAATCCGACTGCGATAACAGAGCAGCATTTAACCTCTTAGCATTGATGTAGCTTCGGCAGCGGCCCGGAAGTGTCCGTGTTTGTTATTGAAACCATTGCTGTCATTGCTGTGTTCAGCCAGGGTTTCGACTGCAAATGAATGAAAGCTCAGGCGcttgttgttttcagtttcttaACTTTCTCCTATTCTCGGTAACAGCCAGTCTAGCAGTAGCTTCACATATGTTATCCTCAGTGACTTGAACCTGGTAAGGCTAAAGCTAAATTATGGAACTGTGCCAATATTTGAAATAAtacacatttac from Labrus mixtus chromosome 11, fLabMix1.1, whole genome shotgun sequence includes the following:
- the g6fl gene encoding g6f-like isoform X1 — encoded protein: MESGFLTFILVLSFAVSSFGIPVWDDVVVVREGQPAILVCTKIVRKAVTIDWLMKPVGAKVWKPVLSVNERKEISVGASKASMRLTDPNYQDSGNFSLFFLPKMEDGGFYSCLVKQQRWKLKERIILLAVLTVSVEPAAPVSQQSTLRLRASVNPDFNFTKITWVAPGSISMKSARTNKGTTAKLPIMQKSDQGAYVCMVHPLGNSSSSLFPFNVDVTVSDKMVSLNLTYEPLISIATQAGKPFPLTCPDVQGDYVRLWWQRPDTTLNVMKQLYQYDRWRGFTEFTKKINILQFAGPPYNPEAGSFSFLLTPGLDDSGLYSCEVFLDDKPSSQRTQLSVLNVKARRFSTKLELLCQYKELSHVHSAKWKYQDESRQLHFSSNNPGKISIFLPLPITSETAGNYTCTLKLKNGQTVSATHAVNLPHKGGKDGKSVTTPSLLPSLSALLLLVPLVAAAAGVLLWRQKHISDRGIEQSLSVYSGEVENIYENPEDIRQAPPQGSVYMALKPREEDDVYKELE
- the g6fl gene encoding g6f-like isoform X2: MESGFLTFILVLSFAVSSFGIPVWDDVVVVREGQPAILVCTKIVRKAVTIDWLMKPVGAKVWKPVLSVNERKEISVGASKASMRLTDPNYQDSGNFSLFFLPKMEDGGFYSCLVKQQRWKLKERIILLAVLTVSVEPAAPVSQQSTLRLRASVNPDFNFTKITWVAPGSISMKSARTNKGTTAKLPIMQKSDQGAYVCMVHPLGNSSSSLFPFNVDVTVSDKMVSLNLTYEPLISIATQAGKPFPLTCPDVQGDYVRLWWQRPDTTLNVMKQLYQYDRWRGFTEFTKKINILQFAGPPYNPEAGSFSFLLTPGLDDSGLYSCEVFLDDKPSSQRTQLSVLNVKARRFSTKLELLCQYKELSHVHSAKWKYQDESRQLHFSSNNPGKISIFLPLPITSETAGNYTCTLKLKNGQTVSATHAVNLPHKGGKDESVTTPSLLPSLSALLLLVPLVAAAAGVLLWRQKHISDRGIEQSLSVYSGEVENIYENPEDIRQAPPQGSVYMALKPREEDDVYKELE